The Thermus tengchongensis genome segment GTACCTCCTCCTCGCTCCAGAAGAACATGTTGAGGTCCTGCACCCATTCCAAATAACTCGCCAGAAGCCCCCCACCCCCTGTGAGGAGGTCCGGCACCACCAAGACTTCTTTGCCCAGGAGGTAGGCCTCACCCTCAGGGGTCAGGCCGAAGTTGGCGGCCTCCAACACCACCTTGGCCCGCACCGCCTTGGCCGTTTCCCCGTCCAAGGCCCCCTCGAGAGCCGCCAGGACCAGGTAGTCCACATCCAAGGCGAAAAGCTCCTCCGGGGCCAGGTCGTAGCGGGGAAGCTCTCCTGTGGCCTCGTAGTGGCGCAGGACCTCGGCCACCTCGAGGCCCTCTTCCTGGTACATGGCCCCCCGGGCCGTGGATACCGCCACCACCTTCAAGCCCATTCCCTGGGCATGCAAGGCGAAACTGCCCCCCACCTGGCCGAAGCCCTGCACCGCCACCTTGGCCCCTTCCAGGGGAAGCCCCCGCCGCCGGGCCAGCTCCTTGAGCACCAGGGCCACCCCGAGCCCCGCGGCGTCGTCCCGGCCCTCCGTGCCCCCAAGGGCGTGGGGCTTGCCCGTCACCACCCCGGGCACGGTGGAGCCCACGGTCATGGAGTAGGTGTCCATGATCCAGGCCATCACCTGCTGGTCGGTCCCCAGGTCGGGGCCCAAGATGTCGATGTCGGGCCCGATCAGGTTGACCAGCTCGGCGGTGTAACGGCGCACCAGCCGTTCCAGCTCCCTGCGGGAAAGGAGCCTGGGGTCGGCGGCGATACCCCCCGCAGCCCCGCCAAAGGGCAGGTCGTAGACCGCGGCCTTCAGGGTCATCCAGGCGGCCAGGCCCGCGGTCTGGCCCAAGGTGACCGAGGGGTGGATCCGCACCCCCCCCTTGGCCGGCCCCCGGGCGATGTCATGCACCACCCGGTAGCCCTGGAAAACCCGCACCTTGCCGTCATCCATCACCACCGGGAGGGAGACCGTCACCAAGCGCTTGGGGTGGGCCAGGTACTCCACCGTGGTGGGGTGGACCTGGGCCACCTTCAAGGTCTTCTCCAAACGCGCAAGGAAAGCCTCCCAGAGGCCAGGATCCTCCGGAGGCCGGTACGCGGGAATGGCCATAGCATCACCGAGGGGGATTATACCCCGCCCCAGGGGGACGAACGGCCCCTAGGCCAACCGCTCGGCTTCCTTCAGGGCCAGGCTCCGCAGCGCCTCCTTGTAGGGGGAGTCGGGAAGGGGCCTGAGCGCCTCTACGGCCAGGCGGGCCCGTTCGCGGATGACCCTTTCCACCTCCTCCGCCACCCCGCTTTCCCGGGCCAGGGCGCGGAGGCGCTCCAGGTCCCCCGGCTCCCGCCCCTTGCGGCGCAGGACCTCCCGCACCTCGGGGAAGCGCTCCATGAGAAGGAGGGTGATGAGGGTGGCCTTGCCCTCCCTAAGGTCCCCCCCCACCGGTTTGCCCAAGGCCTCAGGGGTGCCCATGAGGTCCAGGTAATCGTCCCGCATCTGGAAGGCCTGCCCATAGAGGAGGCCAAAGCGGGCCAGGGCCTGGCGCACCTCCCCATCCACGCCCTTGAGGAGGGCGGGGCCCTCCGTGCAGAGTTCCATGAGCACCGCCGTCTTGGCGGTGATGATGCGCTCGTAGTTCTCCAGGGAGTAGTCCTCCAAAGCCGTCACCTGGAACTGCAGGACCTCTCCTTCCGACAGGGTCTTGGCCACCTGGGCGAAGCGCTCCACCAGCTCCATGCGCCCGGTCTTGGCGATCACGTGGAGGAGGCGGGAGAGGAGGAAGTCCCCGGAGAGCACCGAAACCGCGTTCCCGTAGCGGCGGAAGGCCGCCTCTTTGCCCCTGCGGGTCTCCGCGTCGTCGATGAGGTCGTCGTGGAGCAGGGTGGCGGAGTGGAGAAGCTCCACCGCCAGGGCCAGCTCCATCTCAAAGGGTGCCCCCCCGAGGGCCCTCGAGACCAGGAAGACCAGCCGGGGGCGGATGCGCTTCCCCCCTGCGGTTACCAGGTCCTGGTGGATGAGGCGCACGAAGAGGACGTCGGACTGGACCAGCTCGGAAAGGGCCTCCTCAAAGCGGAGGAGGGGGGCCTCGAGGTCGGGAAGGACCGTCACGCCCCCCAGTATAGGCCAAGGGCCCCGGGTGCACCCGGGGCCAGCAAAACACTTTCTTGCCTCAGGGTAGGTACGAGAGCCGCACCCCGTTGGTGAAGGTGTCCCCTCCCGTGTAGTACACCCGTGCGGTGATCACCCGATCGCCGGAAGCCGTGGGATCATGGCCGGGCACGGCCACGGCGGTATCCCAGTCATACACGTAGATCTGCGAACCATCTCCGGCTGTTTGGGCGGTGGCGTTCCCCACGCTTTGGCCGTTGATGTAGATTTCCACTCGGCTGACGCTGACCCCAGCGGGCAGGGTACCGTTTACCCCCACGGTGACGGCCACGATCTGACGTTGTGCACCCGGCCCAACCTGGTCACCGTCCTTAGGGGAGAAAATCTCAAAGGTAGAAGTCACCTCCACCGGTATCGTGGCTTCACCCCTAGACCCGGATACGTCCACCACTACTGCCTTGAGTAAGTAAGAACCCGGGCTCACCCGCAGCACATCCCAAGAGAGGGTGTAAACTACCCCGCTTGGGTCAACCGAGCCGAAGCCGGGAATCTTCACCAAGGTCTCCGGAGTATCCCCGAAGTAGAACTCCACCCGATCCACCGCACGGCGCGCCCGCACCTCCGCCCGAAGCTCTACCGCCCCGGCCAGCTTCTGGTTCGGGGTGGGGCTAAGCCAGACAATCTCCGGAGCATTCGCCACCGTCACCGTAAGCGTGGCCTCGCTGGCGTTCCCCGCACCGTCCACCGCCCGCGCCTTCAGCGTCACCGGTCCGTCAGGGTACGCCGCCGTGTTCCAGCTGATCTCGTACGGCGCAGAGTTGTCCTCCCCAATCTTCGTGGACCCGGCGAAGAACTCCACCTTCGCCACGCCCACGTTGTCCGTGGCCTCCACCCGCAAGGGCACAGTCCCAGACACCACCGCCCCGTCCGCAGGCTCAAGCCACGTCACCGTGGGCGGCGTCTTGTCCACCGTGATCGCTAAAGTGGCCTCGCCTTGGTTGCCCGCACCATCCTTAGCAACGGCACGCAAGCTCACAGATCCTGAAGCCAGGGAAGATGCATCAAGGCTAAATACGTACTCACTAGAGGGGGTGGGAGTCATATCCCCCAAAAGCCGGGTTCCCGCATAAAGCTGGACTCCAAGCACTCCAGACAAAGCGTCGGTGGCCCTTACCCGCACCTCAACAGATCCCGACCCCAAAACAGACAAGCTGGGGGCAAGGAACTGAACGGTAGGAGGGTCCACATCCAACGTAAACTTCACCGGGACGCTGTCCTTTACTTGAGACCCGGAGTAGGCTTTTGCGGTTAGTGTGTAACTACCAGAAGGCAACGCACCTGGAAGATCACCCAGCCAAGAACCGGTTTGAGGAGATAGGGATACCTTGCCTGTTTGAGGCCCTTGGTACTCCACTTCAACCCGGTCTATGCGACCGCCTGTAGCCGTAGCCTTCACCACAAGTTGTCTAGAGTTAGTTGGCGCATCTGCGCGGGGCTTTTCAATACCCACGGAAAGAGAAACCGAGCCGGAGGCAGGGCCTTGGCCTGACCAATTTGCGCACCCCCCAAGAAGAGCCAAGAAGGCCACAACCCCCACCGCAAACGCCAGGCGCAACTTCATAGCAAAATCACCTCCTAAGAGGGTACTTGACTTGATATTCTTGCGTCCAGTCCACAAGGGTCCCGTTATGCGTGGTCACGTACCAGGTCACCAAGTAGCGCCAGTTGAGGGGAGCGTCCTGGGTCAGGTGCTCGCGAGCCACCTTCCCGTCCAAGCTGAAGGTAAAGGGCTGCGACTGCTTGGAAAGGTAAACCACCTGGCCCCCTACCTCTTCTCTGCCGGCGGGGACCTCTACCCCCACAAAGCCGCTTCCCAGGGAAGAGCCCGCGAAAATTTCGTTCCCCGAATCGTCCACCACCCTGTACTCGTAACGCTCCAGGTAGCCCCCCGGAGCCCCAGGGACCACCTGCACGTAGGCGTTGTTGCCCACCACCGTGATCTTCCCCTGGTCGTCCACCTCGTAGCCCAGCTGGGCGGGCTCCAGAAGCACCCGATAGGGCTGATGGAAGAACACATCGGAGCAGGCCGAAAGAAGCAGCATCACCAGAACGCCTGCTAGCAGCTTGAGCATTTTCATAATCTCACCCCATCATCTCCTCTCGCCATTTGGGATTCAGTATAGCAAAACTGAGCCGGGCCAGGCCCGCTAAAAAGTCCACGTTCTCCACCGCCACCTCCTTGGGCACCTCCAGCACCGTGGGGGCGAAGTTCAGGATGCCCTTGATCCCCGCGGCCACCAAGCGATCGGCGGCCTCCTGGGCCGCCTCCCGGGGCACGGTGAGGAGGGCGATCTCTATGCGGCCGGGCACCCTTTGGGGAAGGAGGTCCATGGGCTCCACCACCCCATTCCTCACCCGGCGGCCAATCTTCTCCGGATCCACGTCAAAGAATCCCCGCAGCTCAAAGCTTTCTCCAAACCCGGGGTAGTCGGCCAAAGCGCTACCCAGACGGCCCATACCCACGATGCACAGGCCCCACTTTCGGTTCAGGCCCAGGATGTGGCGGAGTTCCCGCTTGAGCACGGGCACCGTGTAGCCCACCCCCCGGGTGCCGTAGGAACCGAAGTAGGAAAGGTCCTTCCGTACCTGAAACGCCGTGACCTGGGCCTCCTCCGCCAGCTGCTCGGAGCTGGTGCGGTGAACCCCCTTGGCCTCCAGCTCCTCCAGGATGCGCAGGTACGTGACCAACCGGCTGATGGCTGCACTGGGAACCTTCATCGCACCTCCAGGGCCTCGAGGCCCAAGGCCTGCACCTTAGCCTTGAGCGCTTCCTTATCCTCCTCGGCCACCGGGCCCACCCGCACCCGGTAGACCCCATCCTTCACCAGAACCACAGGCAGGCCCACTTCCTTGAGCTTCGCGGCCAGCGCTAGGGCGTTTTCCTCCTTCTGGAAAGCCCCCACCTGGAGGTAAAGGGTACCCGAGGCCGGCGGGGCCGCTCCCTGGCCGCGGTACACCTGAGCCCCGTAGGCGGCCAAGGCCTCCGCCACCCGTTTGGCCTCGGCCTCGGTGGCGTAAGGACCCACCACCACCCGGGTAAGGCCTCCCGAAGGCTCCAGGCGAGCCGGGTACCCCTTCTGGGCCAGCTCCTGGCGAAGCCTGGCCGCGTTTTCCGGATTGGCAAAGGCCCCCACCGCCACCCGGTAAGCCCCGCTGGGCGCAGGGGCCGGAAGGGAGGGAGCCATGGGGGAGGATCTGGACCCGGCGGAAGTCGTGGGCTTGGCTTCCACAGCGGGTCTGGTAGGAGCCGATTCCGCAGGGGCCTGAGGCAAGGGAAGCACGGTAACCACGGGTTCAGGAGCGGGCTTGGCTTCGGAAGAAGGCGACTGGGGAGCGGGCGCCACTTGGAGCGGCTGGGCCACCGA includes the following:
- a CDS encoding Glu/Leu/Phe/Val family dehydrogenase — translated: MAIPAYRPPEDPGLWEAFLARLEKTLKVAQVHPTTVEYLAHPKRLVTVSLPVVMDDGKVRVFQGYRVVHDIARGPAKGGVRIHPSVTLGQTAGLAAWMTLKAAVYDLPFGGAAGGIAADPRLLSRRELERLVRRYTAELVNLIGPDIDILGPDLGTDQQVMAWIMDTYSMTVGSTVPGVVTGKPHALGGTEGRDDAAGLGVALVLKELARRRGLPLEGAKVAVQGFGQVGGSFALHAQGMGLKVVAVSTARGAMYQEEGLEVAEVLRHYEATGELPRYDLAPEELFALDVDYLVLAALEGALDGETAKAVRAKVVLEAANFGLTPEGEAYLLGKEVLVVPDLLTGGGGLLASYLEWVQDLNMFFWSEEEVRQSFAKSVARAVAEVCNRAELLSTDLRTGAMALALERVNEATRLRGVYP
- a CDS encoding polyprenyl synthetase family protein, with the protein product MTVLPDLEAPLLRFEEALSELVQSDVLFVRLIHQDLVTAGGKRIRPRLVFLVSRALGGAPFEMELALAVELLHSATLLHDDLIDDAETRRGKEAAFRRYGNAVSVLSGDFLLSRLLHVIAKTGRMELVERFAQVAKTLSEGEVLQFQVTALEDYSLENYERIITAKTAVLMELCTEGPALLKGVDGEVRQALARFGLLYGQAFQMRDDYLDLMGTPEALGKPVGGDLREGKATLITLLLMERFPEVREVLRRKGREPGDLERLRALARESGVAEEVERVIRERARLAVEALRPLPDSPYKEALRSLALKEAERLA
- a CDS encoding Ig-like domain-containing protein; protein product: MKLRLAFAVGVVAFLALLGGCANWSGQGPASGSVSLSVGIEKPRADAPTNSRQLVVKATATGGRIDRVEVEYQGPQTGKVSLSPQTGSWLGDLPGALPSGSYTLTAKAYSGSQVKDSVPVKFTLDVDPPTVQFLAPSLSVLGSGSVEVRVRATDALSGVLGVQLYAGTRLLGDMTPTPSSEYVFSLDASSLASGSVSLRAVAKDGAGNQGEATLAITVDKTPPTVTWLEPADGAVVSGTVPLRVEATDNVGVAKVEFFAGSTKIGEDNSAPYEISWNTAAYPDGPVTLKARAVDGAGNASEATLTVTVANAPEIVWLSPTPNQKLAGAVELRAEVRARRAVDRVEFYFGDTPETLVKIPGFGSVDPSGVVYTLSWDVLRVSPGSYLLKAVVVDVSGSRGEATIPVEVTSTFEIFSPKDGDQVGPGAQRQIVAVTVGVNGTLPAGVSVSRVEIYINGQSVGNATAQTAGDGSQIYVYDWDTAVAVPGHDPTASGDRVITARVYYTGGDTFTNGVRLSYLP
- a CDS encoding redox-sensing transcriptional repressor Rex; this encodes MKVPSAAISRLVTYLRILEELEAKGVHRTSSEQLAEEAQVTAFQVRKDLSYFGSYGTRGVGYTVPVLKRELRHILGLNRKWGLCIVGMGRLGSALADYPGFGESFELRGFFDVDPEKIGRRVRNGVVEPMDLLPQRVPGRIEIALLTVPREAAQEAADRLVAAGIKGILNFAPTVLEVPKEVAVENVDFLAGLARLSFAILNPKWREEMMG
- a CDS encoding SPOR domain-containing protein: MRWLRENWLDFLIFLLIALVAAGIVLYLTGINPFARPKVGAPPAPGPAATSPPGPSVAQPLQVAPAPQSPSSEAKPAPEPVVTVLPLPQAPAESAPTRPAVEAKPTTSAGSRSSPMAPSLPAPAPSGAYRVAVGAFANPENAARLRQELAQKGYPARLEPSGGLTRVVVGPYATEAEAKRVAEALAAYGAQVYRGQGAAPPASGTLYLQVGAFQKEENALALAAKLKEVGLPVVLVKDGVYRVRVGPVAEEDKEALKAKVQALGLEALEVR